In Plasmodium reichenowi strain SY57 chromosome 5, whole genome shotgun sequence, the following proteins share a genomic window:
- a CDS encoding hypothetical protein (conserved Plasmodium protein, unknown function) — protein sequence MNINKAENRNVFECIEMEEIKKITTYEENSDDHIIFDDLSEYSPSIISNNDNIHVEKEVVDEKLLQSMINSENLLKHNQNNWYDNLDVEEYKDNSAFMETRNKFTNIVLGVSSVSMNPNNIIDNNMFLTNKEINTFEINNINLPQQQNGLIHMTTINVSNDNYEQNKTEEICDTTKSDNSFLDMDQEHDKIKIGHQEIRVIKVNDSRKNHSSKESTKYQHGEATNVEQIKNVEQIKNVEQNKNVEQIKNVEHNNIQCYTNLSLNEIEEKKNVDDDSLNITNEINKTQPFSVTCNKKDDSSFKRMSSKSNMVKKKNYDKDSVENEDYNTKKEGIVVKDTFNLLNKLKTNQKNREYSNSSLSSLSDAVTNIKTLKHFSSSNYNKIKSKLSKTFMNNKYSDHSCNDKKGKEENEYNNDDDEHEICDKTKNVYDNSQNISTQEQNYMKNIISKIEESVQKKKKKKKXXXXKKKKKKNNNNNNDNNNDNSNDNNNDNTNDNNNDNTNDNSNENNSSEDQNSSEFTLKDNNNYYDDHMNMILTSNECNELNKINYNNLNDSDNVSPIEGDIMNNSMSLSTHINKNNKKKLRRTSMSGSLKTYNSYNFKNMASINNRDNNLNSFLKKKIYSTGSMYDIKVPIKKYFQGLKKINNLLSKGNNNDIVNDENINNFVNDEDVNDFVNDENINNFVNDEDVNDFVNDEDVNDYVNDEDVNDYVNDEDVNDFVNDDEREVGASHFIVNNNDDDQDKYNLVNKINMENLNKMNKEYMPKDEDNMMYLKQRDSKNSFDNYWDVDDINKKGPFPLSKLSVFLNENGNNEEVNNMELELNNIQHHDNKGDAKQPNNYVMEENYLVENFINKKSNDLKSAPYDDNPTSLNTNENNVYNNVKDEIEVSINKNTNKNIINLYENNFKSISQCPLEEKRINHVFKKFLNNEDLDIHINRNMDNEEESLRINEIKEIIMKYANNRGYGKDGDWTSEHVINKNDDNKRDDNKRDDNKRDDNKNDDNKNDDNKRDDNNNSNNSNNSDGNFFVENITPEERNKIDEFLKKHNYLYKIESTTNLYTDEGKLKVNPTGDINVQKGGDSINSPGNNRNRNDTNNSGNNNNSNNINDSSNNTNHNNSGGNNNNNDEDDDDDNNNNNNRNNNNFSSSNNTNELVSKVKRRIIDCRNNRLNWGSTQVIIDIDDTIRSSGGYKFFNYNLGGVDAQYQRGETYPGSFQFIFELAMNKLAAEAKPLLLSVLTARIPQVPITEDSYLNKKFNEVAERRGIKHWGIDCENKILYSTLKEWVWNETRGEKKFFNFKQLHKYVIQQNSLVRYIWIGDTGDMDRQAGELMIKTFPQRIKAVFLHHVKGKDDNTLLPSDYFIKSVPIFFFRTYIGAATKAHAYNLIDKKGLTRVLVQAVLDLEKSKVPADSSKWEDLIKDIILSDALDELDKYNAETVNRTKRIIAQKMKEISERKLHFIS from the coding sequence atgaatataaataaagcGGAAAACAGAAATGTTTTCGAATGTATAGAAATGGAagagataaaaaaaattacaacATATGAAGAGAATTCAGATgatcatataatttttgatGATTTAAGTGAATATTCTCCAAGTATTATAagtaataatgataatattcATGTAGAAAAAGAAGTAGTAGATGAGAAATTATTACAAAGTATGATAAATTCAGAAAATCTGTTAAAAcataatcaaaataattggtatgataatttagatgttgaagaatataaagataattCTGCATTTATGGAGACAAGAAATAAATTCACTAATATAGTGTTAGGGGTTTCTTCTGTTTCCATGAACCCTAACAACATaatagataataatatgtttttaaCAAACAAAGAAATCAATACAtttgaaataaataatattaatcTTCCTCAACAACAAAATGGTTTAATTCATATGACCACAATCAATGTTAgtaatgataattatgaacaaaataaaaccGAAGAAATATGTGACACGACAAAAAGTGACAACTCTTTTTTAGATATGGATCAAGAAcatgataaaataaagatagGACATCAAGAAATTAGAGTAATAAAAGTAAACGATTCAAGAAAAAATCACTCCTCAAAAGAATCCACAAAATATCAGCATGGCGAAGCAACAAATGTTGAACAGATTAAAAATGTTgaacaaattaaaaatgttgaacaaaataaaaatgttgaacagattaaaaatgttgaacataataatatacaatgTTACACAAATTTATCCCTAAACGaaatagaagaaaaaaaaaatgttgaCGATGATAGTTTAAATATAACCAACgaaattaataaaacaCAACCATTTTCTGTAACATGTAACAAAAAAGATGATTCGTCTTTTAAAAGAATGTCTAGTAAAAGTAACAtggtaaaaaaaaaaaattatgataaagATAGTGTAGAAAATGAAGATTATAATACAAAGAAAGAAGGTATTGTAGTAAAGGAtacatttaatttattaaataaactTAAGACCAATCAAAAAAACAGAGAATATTCAAATAGCTCCCTTTCTAGTCTTAGCGATGCTGTAACGAATATTAAAACGTTGAAACATTTTTCTTCATCCAATTATAATAAGATAAAATCAAAATTAAGTAAAACTTTTATGAACAATAAGTATAGTGATCACTCAtgtaatgataaaaaaggaaaagaagagaatgaatataataatgatgatgatgaacATGAAATTTGTGACAAAActaaaaatgtatatgataattctcaaaatatttcaacacaagaacaaaattatatgaaaaatattattagtaAAATAGAAGAATCtgtacaaaaaaaaaaaaaaaaaaaaaaaaaNNNNNNNNNaaaaaaaaaaaaaaaaaaaaataataataataataatgataataataatgataatagtaatgataataataatgataatactaatgataataataatgataatactaatgataatagtaatgaaaataattcaaGTGAAGATCAAAATTCTTCGGAGTTTACcttaaaagataataataactaTTATGATGATCATATGAACATGATTCTTACAAGTAACGAGTGTAATGAacttaataaaataaattataataatttaaatgattCGGATAATGTTAGTCCTATTGAAGGAGACATAATGAATAATTCCATGTCCTTATCAActcatataaataaaaataataaaaaaaaattaagacGCACTTCTATGAGCGGTTCtttaaaaacatataattcgtataattttaaaaacatggcatctataaataatcgtgataataatttaaattcctttttgaagaaaaagatatatagTACTGGTAGTATGTATGATATAAAAGTAcctattaaaaaatatttccaggggttaaaaaaaattaataatttattatcgaaaggtaataataatgatattgtgaatgatgaaaatattaacaatTTTGTGAATGATGAAGATGTCAACGATTTTGTgaatgatgaaaatattaacaatTTTGTGAATGATGAAGATGTCAACGATTTTGTGAATGATGAAGATGTCAACGATTATGTGAATGATGAAGATGTCAACGATTATGTGAATGATGAAGATGTCAACGATTTTGTGAATGATGATGAACGGGAAGTTGGTGCTTCTCATTTTAtagtaaataataatgatgatgatcAAGATAAATACAATCTTgtgaataaaataaatatggaaaatcttaacaaaatgaacaaaGAATATATGCCGAAGGATGAAGATAACATGATGTATTTAAAACAAAGAGATAGTAAAAACAGCTTTGATAATTATTGGGATGTAGACGATATTAATAAGAAGGGTCCTTTCCCGTTATCAAAATTGAGTGTCTTTCTAAATGAAAATGGGAATAATGAAGAagttaataatatggaaCTTGAacttaataatatacaacATCACGATAACAAAGGAGATGCTAAACAACCtaataattatgttatggaagaaaattatttagtagaaaattttattaacaaaaaaagcAACGATCTAAAAAGCGCTCCATATGATGATAACCCTACTAGTCTAaatacaaatgaaaataatgtgtataataatgtaaaagACGAAATAGAAGTttctataaataaaaatacaaataaaaatataattaatttatacgaaaataattttaaaagtATATCACAGTGTCCTCTTGAAGAAAAAAGGATAAATCACgtgtttaaaaaatttttaaacaATGAAGATTTAgatattcatataaatagaaatatGGATAATGAAGAGGAAAGTCTAAGAATTAACgaaattaaagaaataattatgaagTATGCAAATAATAGAGGTTATGGTAAAGATGGAGATTGGACATCTGAGCATGtgattaataaaaatgatgataataaaagggatgataataaaagggatgataataaaagggatgataataaaaatgatgataataaaaatgatgataataaaagggatgataataataatagtaataatagtaataatagtGATGGCAATTTTTTTGTTGAGAATATTACACCAgaagaaagaaataaaatagatgaatttttaaaaaaacataattatctatataaaatagaaagcactacaaatttatatacaGATGAAGGAAAATTAAAAGTGAATCCTACGGGTGATATAAATGTACAAAAGGGTGGTGATTCTATAAATAGCCCAGGTAATAATAGAAACAGGAATGATACGAATAACAgtggtaataataataatagtaataatataaatgatagtagtaataatactaatcataataatagtgggggtaataataataataatgacgaagacgatgatgatgataataataataataataatagaaataataacaactttagtagtagtaataatacaaatgaatTGGTTTCAAAGGTAAAAAGGCGAATTATTGATTGTAGGAATAATAGATTAAATTGGGGTTCCACTCAAGTTATTATAGATATTGATGATACTATAAGATCAAGTGGAggatataaattttttaattataatttagGAGGGGTAGATGCACAATATCAAAGAGGAGAGACTTATCCAGGGTCTTTtcaatttatttttgaattAGCTATGAATAAGTTAGCTGCAGAAGCTAAaccattattattatctgTGTTAACAGCTCGAATTCCTCAAGTACCTATAACAGAAGATtcttatttaaataaaaaatttaatgaAGTAGCTGAAAGAAGAGGAATAAAACATTGGGGTATTGATTGTGAAAATAAGATTTTATATTCAACTTTGAAAGAATGGGTTTGGAATGAAACCAGGGGTgaaaagaaattttttaattttaaacaattacataaatatgtaatacAACAAAATTCATTAGtaagatatatatggaTAGGTGATACAGGTGATATGGATAGACAAGCTGGTGAATTAATGATTAAAACTTTTCCACAAAGAATTAAAGCTgtttttcttcatcatgTCAAAGGGAAAGATGATAATACACTCTTACCAAGtgattattttataaaatcaGTACccatctttttttttcgtaCATATATCGGAGCAGCAACCAAAGCACATGCATATAATCTAATCGACAAAAAAGGGTTAACAAGAGTATTAGTACAAGCCGTTCTAGATCTTGAAAAAAGTAAAGTACCAGCAGATTCATCTAAATGGGAAGATCtaataaaagatattattttaaGTGATGCATTAGATGAActagataaatataatgcTGAAACGGTTAATAGAACTAAAAGAATTATAGCacaaaaaatgaaagaaatATCAGAAAGGaaattacattttataagttaa
- a CDS encoding hypothetical protein (conserved Plasmodium protein, unknown function), with the protein MTKEYVVKANDVYILIKICNLLDINAVSHVKTAIKSIILDLFGISMLLMVSFKIIKLVDDNMFFILKTDIRFLNLFLYVIQPDHTTKYEFSLEVIKVSNFLPNITCTSNSNIQIENM; encoded by the exons ATGACGAAGGAATATGTTGTAAAGGCTAACGACgtatacattttaataaaaat TTGTAACTTGTTAGATATAAATGCAGTAAGCCATGTAAAAACAGCAATAAAAAGTATCATCTTAGATTTGTTTGGGATATCCATGTTATTAATGGTTAgttttaaaattataaaactagtagatgataatatgttttttattttgaagACGGATATAAG gTTCTTAaacttatttttatatgtcATACAACCTGACCACACGACTAAATACGAATTTTCTTTAGAGGTCATAAAGGTATCCAATTTTTTGCCGAATATTACCTGCACATCAAACAGTAACATTCAAATTGAAAATATGTAG